The Mustela erminea isolate mMusErm1 chromosome 6, mMusErm1.Pri, whole genome shotgun sequence genome includes a region encoding these proteins:
- the LOC116593789 gene encoding keratin, type II cuticular Hb1-like, with protein sequence MSCLSSRLGAPCGVRAFSCASACGPRPGRCCITAAPYRGVSCYRGLTGGFGSRSVCGGFRTGSCGRSFGYRSGGVCGPSPPCITSVSVNESLLTPLNLEIDPNAQCVKHEEKEQIKCLNSRFAAFIDKVRFLEQQNKLLETKWQFYQNRKCCESNLEPLFEGYIETLRREAECVEADSGRLASELNHVQEVMEGYKKKYEEEVALRATAENEFVALKKDVDCAYLRKSDLEANAEALTEEIDFLRRLYEEEIRVLHAHISDTSVIVKMDNSRDLNMDCIVAEIKAQYDDIASRSRAEAESWYRSKCEEMKATVIRHGETLRRTKEEINELNRMIQRLTAEVENAKCQNTKLEAAVTQSEQQGETALSDARCKLAELEAALQKAKQDMACLVKEYQEVMNSKLGLDIEIATYRRLLEGEEQRLCEGIGAVNVCVSSSRGGVVCGDLCVSGSRPVTGSACSAPCSGNLAVSTGMCAPCGQRCSPSSLVRFP encoded by the exons ATGTCCTGCCTGTCCTCCCGCCTTGGCGCCCCCTGCGGGGTCCGCGCCTTCAGCTGCGCCTCGGCCTGCGGGCCCCGGCCAGGCCGCTGCTGCATCACGGCCGCCCCCTACCGCGGAGTCTCCTGCTACCGCGGCCTCACTGGGGGCTTCGGCAGCCGCAGTGTCTGCGGGGGCTTCCGCACTGGCTCCTGTGGCCGCAGTTTCGGCTACCGCTCCGGAGGCGTGTGCGGGCCCAGCCCGCCTTGCATCACCAGCGTGTCTGTCAATGAGAGCCTCCTCACGCCCCTCAACCTGGAGATCGACCCCAATGCACAGTGCGTGAAGCACGAGGAGAAGGAGCAGATCAAGTGCCTCAACAGCAGGTTTGCTGCCTTCATCGACAAG GTGCGCTTCCTGGAGCAGCAGAACAAGCTGCTGGAGACCAAGTGGCAGTTCTACCAGAACCGCAAGTGCTGCGAGAGCAACCTGGAGCCCCTGTTCGAGGGCTACATCGAGACTCTGAGGCGGGAGGCTGAGTGTGTGGAGGCCGACAGCGGGAGGCTGGCCTCGGAGCTCAACCACGTGCAGGAGGTGATGGAGGGCTACAAGAAGAA ATACGAAGAAGAGGTGGCACTAAGGGCCACCGCTGAGAATGAATTTGTGGCCCTGAAGAAG GATGTGGACTGCGCCTACCTCCGCAAGTCAGACCTGGAGGCCAATGCGGAGGCCCTGACCGAGGAAATTGACTTCCTGAGACGCCTGTATGAGGAG GAGATCCGCGTTCTCCACGCCCATATCTCAGACACCTCGGTCATCGTTAAGATGGACAACAGCCGGGACCTGAACATGGACTGCATTGTGGCCGAGATCAAGGCTCAGTACGATGACATCGCCAGCCGCAGCCGGGCTGAGGCCGAGTCCTGGTACCGCAGCAAG TGTGAGGAGATGAAGGCCACGGTGATCCGGCACGGGGAGACCCTGCGCCGCACCAAGGAGGAGATCAACGAGCTCAACCGCATGATCCAGAGGCTGACGGCTGAGGTTGAGAATGCCAAGTGCCAG AACACCAAGCTGGAGGCCGCAGTGACCCAGTCGGAACAGCAGGGCGAGACGGCTCTGAGCGATGCCCGCTGCAAGCTGGCAGAGCTGGAGGCCGCCCTGCAGAAGGCCAAGCAGGACATGGCCTGCCTGGTCAAGGAGTATCAGGAGGTGATGAACTCCAAGCTGGGCCTGGACATCGAGATCGCCACCTACAGGCGGCTGCTGGAGGGCGAGGAGCAGAG GTTGTGTGAGGGCATTGGTGCTGTGAATGTCT GTGTCAGCAGCTCCCGCGGCGGGGTCGTCTGCGGGGACCTCTGCGTGTCCGGCTCCCGGCCTGTGACCGGCAGTGCGTGCAGCGCCCCCTGCAGTGGGAACCTGGCGGTGAGCACTGGCATGTGCGCGCCCTGCGGACAGAGGTGCAGCCCCAGCTCCTTGGTGCGGTTCCCGTAG
- the LOC116593792 gene encoding keratin, type II cuticular Hb5-like isoform X1, with protein MCEEVQATVRKPTQRLRHSKEELNRLNQAIQRLTAEVDSAKSQPCELDRGTEPRALPEEGASDSAQGKLAWLEAALQRAKHDMVRQLREYQDLMIVKLGLDFEIATYRKLLEGEESRLGLGFGAGSFSTVFSALGNASTCGLGSASGPARLLPPGGDSGALQTGAPGGGCALCGSLACLGGLGCRGTRGY; from the exons ATG TGCGAGGAGGTACAGGCGACCGTGCGGAAACCCACGCAGCGCCTGAGGCACAGCAAGGAGGAGCTGAACAGGCTCAACCAGGCCATCCAGCGGCTGACTGCGGAGGTGGACAGTGCTAAGAGTCAG CCCTGTGAACTAGACAGAGGCACAGAGCCACGGGCTCTGCCGGAGGAGGGTGCCTCAGACAGCGCTCAGGGCAAGTTGGCCTGGCTGGAGGCCGCCCTGCAGAGAGCCAAGCACGACATGGTCCGCCAGCTGCGCGAGTACCAGGATCTCATGATCGTCAAGCTGGGCCTGGACTTTGAGATCGCCACCTACCGCAAGCTGCTGGAGGGCGAGGAGAGCAG GCTTGGTCTGGGATTTGGGGCAGGGAGCTTCT CCACTGTCTTCTCAGCCCTGGGAAACGCTTCCACCTGCGGACTCGGCTCAGCCTCGGGCCCCGCCCGCCTGCTGCCTCCCGGAGGGGATTCCGGCGCCCTGCAGACGGGCGCCCCTGGCGGCGGCTGCGCGCTCTGCGGCTCCCTCGCCTGCCTCGGTGGCTTAGGCTGCCGAGGCACCCGCGGATACTGA
- the LOC116593792 gene encoding keratin, type II cuticular Hb5-like isoform X2: MCEEVQATVRKPTQRLRHSKEELNRLNQAIQRLTAEVDSAKSQPCELDRGTEPRALPEEGASDSAQGKLAWLEAALQRAKHDMVRQLREYQDLMIVKLGLDFEIATYRKLLEGEESRLGLGFGAGSFSLGNASTCGLGSASGPARLLPPGGDSGALQTGAPGGGCALCGSLACLGGLGCRGTRGY, encoded by the exons ATG TGCGAGGAGGTACAGGCGACCGTGCGGAAACCCACGCAGCGCCTGAGGCACAGCAAGGAGGAGCTGAACAGGCTCAACCAGGCCATCCAGCGGCTGACTGCGGAGGTGGACAGTGCTAAGAGTCAG CCCTGTGAACTAGACAGAGGCACAGAGCCACGGGCTCTGCCGGAGGAGGGTGCCTCAGACAGCGCTCAGGGCAAGTTGGCCTGGCTGGAGGCCGCCCTGCAGAGAGCCAAGCACGACATGGTCCGCCAGCTGCGCGAGTACCAGGATCTCATGATCGTCAAGCTGGGCCTGGACTTTGAGATCGCCACCTACCGCAAGCTGCTGGAGGGCGAGGAGAGCAG GCTTGGTCTGGGATTTGGGGCAGGGAGCTTCT CCCTGGGAAACGCTTCCACCTGCGGACTCGGCTCAGCCTCGGGCCCCGCCCGCCTGCTGCCTCCCGGAGGGGATTCCGGCGCCCTGCAGACGGGCGCCCCTGGCGGCGGCTGCGCGCTCTGCGGCTCCCTCGCCTGCCTCGGTGGCTTAGGCTGCCGAGGCACCCGCGGATACTGA